The sequence AGCTGGATTACCTAGTCTTTGGCAAGTCTATGATTCGTTGCTTTGTCGGTATTCTTCAGATGGATTGGACAAGTATCAAACCCAATGAAGAAGTTGCCAAACTCTTTACCATTCCGCTGTCAACCATGCAGCGGTTGGAACCGACCTATTATCAGTTGGATTCGATTATTGATCCCCAAAGTAATTTTCCCTTTGAACGAATCCGTGGCGGTAAAGAGTATCCTTTCAGCCACCACCAACGCCTAGTTCCTTTTTATGAAGGATTGGAAGAAAACCTTTGGGGCATGACCGCCCAGTTCACCCAAGGATTTGTAGAGATGATAAAAGACAGCCAGTAGATGGGCTGTCTTTTTTGTTGTGGCATAGAACAATTTCAGTCAGGCTTGGTCATGCTTATTTTTTTCTAGTGTTTGCAGATTTCATAAGCAGACTAATGACACCTGTAGCAAAGATTGGGGCAAAGGATCGGATAATCTTTTC is a genomic window of Streptococcus sp. 29896 containing:
- a CDS encoding NUDIX hydrolase; translated protein: MQDKLHSLLNNRRPKPLGLERTYAVLLPLVFWDDQWHILYQLRSEAISQPGEVSFPGGRVEAGETYQEAAIRETMEELNLSSDQIDILGELDYLVFGKSMIRCFVGILQMDWTSIKPNEEVAKLFTIPLSTMQRLEPTYYQLDSIIDPQSNFPFERIRGGKEYPFSHHQRLVPFYEGLEENLWGMTAQFTQGFVEMIKDSQ